One Paenisporosarcina sp. FSL H8-0542 genomic region harbors:
- a CDS encoding MarR family transcriptional regulator produces the protein MSNSCSDEGKIVYRLYEINKQTSPKFERCTGISQSRLDLLNKLFEVDEISQTELQKEVNIDHAAVTRHLKQLEEKGMVTRRKNPADNRFTFVRLTDEGRERIVAYQEEKQQFISKVLTGFNAEERSLLLDMLTRIQDNVKNINPNE, from the coding sequence ATGTCCAACTCATGTTCAGATGAAGGAAAAATTGTCTATCGATTATATGAGATAAATAAGCAAACAAGCCCGAAGTTTGAGCGCTGTACAGGCATCAGTCAATCCCGATTGGATTTGTTGAACAAGTTGTTTGAAGTGGATGAAATCAGTCAGACGGAGCTTCAAAAAGAAGTGAATATAGATCATGCAGCTGTAACGAGGCACTTAAAGCAATTGGAAGAAAAGGGAATGGTCACACGACGTAAGAATCCCGCAGATAATCGATTTACGTTTGTTCGTCTGACGGATGAAGGTCGTGAAAGAATTGTTGCTTACCAAGAAGAGAAACAGCAATTCATTTCGAAGGTTTTAACTGGATTCAATGCAGAGGAACGCTCTTTACTTTTGGACATGCTGACACGGATACAAGACAACGTCAAAAACATTAATCCAAATGAGTAG
- a CDS encoding nitroreductase family protein, which translates to MNHTLINDFNEIVTGRRSIRNYDPTVKITRLEMTEILTTATLAPSSVNLQPWRFVVIDSPEGKATLAPLAKFNQNQVATSAAMIAVFADMNSIDYADDIYGKAVEQGLMPAEVRDAQLPAIKGLVSTMSPEQLKEMNLIDAGLVSMQLMLAARAHGYDTNPIGGYEKDQIAEAFGMDKERYYPVMLISIGKAIDKGYQSVRLPVDAITEWK; encoded by the coding sequence ATGAACCATACACTTATTAATGACTTTAATGAAATCGTAACAGGACGTCGTTCCATCCGGAATTATGATCCAACTGTGAAAATAACAAGACTGGAAATGACTGAAATACTAACAACTGCCACGCTTGCCCCTTCATCCGTTAATCTTCAACCTTGGCGTTTTGTTGTCATCGATAGCCCAGAAGGTAAAGCGACATTGGCTCCCCTGGCCAAATTCAATCAAAACCAAGTGGCAACATCTGCTGCAATGATTGCCGTATTTGCAGATATGAACAGCATCGACTATGCTGACGACATTTACGGTAAGGCAGTGGAACAAGGTCTGATGCCAGCTGAAGTCAGAGATGCACAGCTACCAGCTATCAAAGGATTGGTTTCAACCATGTCACCGGAACAATTGAAGGAAATGAACTTAATTGATGCTGGTTTAGTATCCATGCAACTGATGCTCGCAGCAAGAGCTCACGGCTATGACACGAATCCAATCGGTGGTTATGAAAAGGACCAAATTGCTGAAGCTTTTGGTATGGACAAAGAGCGTTACTATCCCGTTATGCTAATTTCGATTGGAAAAGCGATAGATAAAGGGTATCAGTCTGTCCGTCTACCTGTGGATGCCATCACAGAATGGAAATAA
- a CDS encoding patatin-like phospholipase family protein — MLIDGVFSGGGLKNFALVGAYQVMEEKGYRFQRVAGTSAGAILACFIAAGYTGKEIEEMLDDLDFKTLLDTRKSIVPLPIMKWIFLYWHMGLYQGNALENWFMEKLAAKGVYSFGDLPEGTLKLVASDLTNGKIIVFPDDLASYGLSADTFPIARALRMSCGIPFFFEPATLKVKNGETIFVDGGVLSNFPLWLFDDKDGNRERPVLGLKISRGHHESKGNKINNGLNLFEALFSTMQNAHDERYISRKHEKDIIFIPVDDVNTTDFDLSKEKREALIERGRSRTEQFLKSWTPPIHGRSFQTSNR; from the coding sequence ATGTTAATAGATGGGGTGTTTTCTGGAGGAGGCTTGAAAAATTTTGCATTAGTTGGTGCATATCAAGTAATGGAGGAAAAGGGATATCGCTTTCAACGAGTAGCGGGAACAAGTGCAGGGGCTATTCTTGCCTGCTTTATTGCTGCTGGATACACTGGTAAGGAAATAGAAGAGATGCTGGATGATTTAGATTTCAAAACCCTACTCGATACACGAAAATCAATCGTTCCATTACCAATTATGAAATGGATTTTCCTGTATTGGCACATGGGGCTGTACCAAGGCAATGCACTGGAAAACTGGTTCATGGAAAAATTGGCGGCAAAAGGGGTATATTCTTTTGGTGATTTACCGGAAGGTACATTGAAGCTCGTGGCTTCAGATTTGACGAATGGCAAAATAATTGTTTTTCCAGATGACTTGGCAAGTTATGGGCTATCAGCAGATACCTTCCCCATTGCCCGTGCTTTACGTATGAGTTGTGGCATCCCTTTTTTCTTTGAACCAGCCACTTTGAAAGTCAAGAATGGGGAGACAATTTTTGTTGATGGGGGAGTGTTGAGTAACTTTCCTTTGTGGTTATTCGATGATAAAGATGGAAATAGGGAACGACCCGTTCTTGGTTTGAAAATCAGTCGTGGCCACCACGAATCGAAAGGAAATAAAATCAACAATGGACTCAATTTATTCGAAGCGCTTTTTTCAACGATGCAAAATGCACATGATGAAAGGTACATCTCCAGGAAACATGAGAAAGATATTATCTTCATACCAGTAGATGATGTTAACACTACAGATTTTGATCTTAGTAAAGAAAAGAGGGAGGCTCTGATTGAAAGAGGACGGAGTCGAACCGAGCAATTTCTGAAATCTTGGACACCGCCAATTCATGGAAGAAGCTTTCAAACTTCAAATCGTTAG
- a CDS encoding putative quinol monooxygenase, whose amino-acid sequence MFIIHAEFQVQVEKEQAFLEEIHPLITASRAESGNVSYDLMKDIEKENLYTMVEVWQDMNAVESHNKSDHFTSFSSRAAEYLAGPLNVKIYEGNERIK is encoded by the coding sequence ATGTTTATTATTCATGCTGAATTTCAAGTGCAAGTAGAAAAAGAACAAGCATTTTTGGAAGAAATTCATCCACTAATCACAGCCTCTAGAGCTGAAAGTGGAAATGTTTCATACGACTTAATGAAAGATATAGAGAAAGAAAACTTATACACGATGGTCGAAGTATGGCAAGATATGAACGCTGTCGAAAGTCACAACAAAAGTGATCACTTCACTTCCTTTTCAAGTAGAGCTGCAGAATATCTAGCCGGACCTTTGAATGTGAAAATCTACGAAGGTAATGAAAGAATCAAATAA